A portion of the Candidatus Neomarinimicrobiota bacterium genome contains these proteins:
- a CDS encoding aspartate aminotransferase family protein, whose product MSSNEARRKHKQYLFPAMKNYYEEPLVAVEGKGSRITDADGKTYLDFFGGILTISVGHGRKEVNDRVKAQIDRLTHISTLYPTLPMLELAERLVQLTPGKLEKCYFTASGTEADETAIMLSQTYTGYSEFIALRHGYAGRSLLAQSVTGHASWRALPTLVPGVKHALAPYCYRCPLKLTYPSCGVACAEDVEELIQTTTIGKVAAMIVEPIQGVGGFITPPKEYFEIVAEIVRKHGGVMIADEVQTGFGRTGKMWGIEQYNVEPEMMTMAKGIANGLPLAAVVTTDEIAQSLTKNTISTFGGNPVSCAAANATIDIIQADNLVENAARMGAHLRDGLEGLQRKYPRVLGDVRGMGLMQALELVADETVQDRTPNAAATALLLEETRKRGLLIGRGGLYGNAVRISPPLNITRDEVDEAVGILDASFAALELQ is encoded by the coding sequence ATGAGCAGCAACGAGGCGCGCCGGAAGCACAAGCAGTACCTGTTTCCGGCCATGAAGAACTACTATGAGGAGCCGCTGGTGGCGGTGGAGGGCAAGGGCTCCCGGATCACCGATGCCGATGGCAAGACCTATCTCGATTTCTTCGGTGGCATACTGACCATCTCCGTGGGCCACGGCCGCAAGGAGGTCAACGATCGGGTCAAGGCGCAGATCGACCGGCTGACCCACATCTCCACGCTCTACCCCACCCTGCCCATGTTGGAGCTCGCCGAACGATTGGTGCAGCTGACCCCCGGCAAGCTGGAAAAGTGCTACTTCACCGCGTCGGGCACCGAGGCCGATGAGACCGCCATCATGCTGTCGCAGACCTACACCGGCTACTCGGAGTTCATCGCGCTGCGCCACGGCTATGCCGGGCGTTCGCTGCTGGCCCAGTCGGTAACGGGGCATGCCAGCTGGCGGGCCCTGCCCACCCTGGTGCCGGGCGTGAAGCACGCCCTGGCGCCCTACTGCTACCGCTGCCCCCTGAAATTGACCTACCCTTCCTGCGGCGTCGCCTGCGCCGAGGATGTGGAGGAGCTGATCCAGACCACCACCATAGGCAAGGTCGCCGCCATGATTGTGGAGCCGATCCAGGGTGTGGGCGGGTTTATCACCCCGCCCAAGGAGTATTTTGAGATCGTGGCTGAGATTGTGCGCAAGCATGGCGGCGTGATGATCGCCGATGAGGTCCAGACCGGCTTTGGCCGCACCGGCAAGATGTGGGGCATCGAGCAGTACAATGTCGAGCCCGAAATGATGACCATGGCCAAGGGCATCGCCAACGGCCTGCCCCTGGCCGCCGTGGTCACCACCGACGAAATCGCCCAGTCATTGACCAAGAATACCATCTCCACATTTGGCGGTAACCCGGTGAGCTGTGCGGCCGCCAACGCCACCATCGACATTATCCAGGCCGACAACCTGGTGGAGAATGCCGCCCGGATGGGGGCCCATCTCCGCGACGGTCTGGAGGGCTTGCAGCGCAAGTATCCCCGCGTACTGGGCGACGTGCGCGGCATGGGCCTGATGCAGGCGCTGGAACTGGTGGCGGACGAAACGGTGCAGGACCGCACGCCCAATGCGGCGGCCACGGCCCTGCTGCTGGAGGAGACCCGCAAGCGCGGCCTGCTCATCGGGCGCGGTGGGCTCTACGGCAATGCCGTCAGGATATCGCCGCCGCTGAACATCACCCGGGACGAGGTGGACGAGGCGGTGGGTATCCTGGATGCCTCCTTTGCCGCCCTGGAGCTGCAGTGA
- a CDS encoding FAD-dependent oxidoreductase produces the protein MKADTRPFKLPAARLESALGDAKPPYSDSEALIEANRCLYCFDAPCITACPTGIDIPSFIKKIATGNLRGSARTIFASNMMGISTARVCPVEELCVGACVYNGLNGQPIQIGRLQRYATTKALEQEAASSRPLFTAARDRGKRVALVGAGPASLACAAYLALEGVTPVIFEKSDLPGGLNTTGVAPYKFNTEDSLQEIEWLLGLGIELRTGVTVGADPSLLSLVESHDAVFLGVGLGADHTLGLPGEDGPGVWGATDLIRAIKNRPGFKIPADVGTVLVVGGGNTSIDIARELAMLGVASVTLVYRRTEREMSAYAHELSGARRYGVRLRERLRPVKILRDGERVTGLRMSDLASASEVDLACDWVVLAIGQAKITSGLVPEIQFDDHGRVRVDPKTRRTQHPKIFAGGDCINGGQEVVNAAADGREAAFAMLKDWGVRPALAPTAPPAAMTAPLPAAANEMTGGT, from the coding sequence GTGAAGGCGGACACACGCCCGTTCAAGCTCCCCGCAGCCCGGCTGGAATCGGCCCTCGGCGACGCCAAACCGCCCTATTCCGATTCCGAAGCGCTCATCGAGGCCAACCGCTGCCTCTACTGCTTCGATGCGCCCTGCATCACCGCCTGCCCCACCGGCATTGACATCCCCAGCTTTATCAAAAAAATCGCCACTGGAAACCTGCGCGGCAGCGCCCGCACCATCTTTGCCTCCAACATGATGGGCATCTCCACGGCGCGGGTCTGCCCGGTGGAGGAGCTCTGCGTGGGAGCCTGTGTCTACAACGGCCTCAACGGCCAGCCCATCCAGATCGGCAGGCTGCAGCGTTACGCAACCACCAAGGCGCTGGAGCAGGAGGCAGCCAGTTCGCGTCCCCTGTTTACCGCTGCCCGAGACCGGGGCAAGCGGGTCGCCCTGGTGGGGGCAGGTCCCGCTTCGCTGGCCTGCGCTGCCTATCTGGCCCTGGAAGGGGTAACGCCCGTCATCTTCGAAAAGAGCGACCTGCCCGGGGGGTTGAATACCACCGGCGTGGCGCCCTACAAGTTCAATACCGAGGACTCTCTTCAGGAAATCGAGTGGCTGCTGGGCCTGGGCATTGAGCTGCGCACCGGGGTGACGGTGGGCGCTGACCCCTCGCTGCTGTCGCTGGTCGAATCCCATGACGCCGTGTTTCTGGGGGTGGGCCTAGGCGCCGATCATACCTTGGGCCTACCCGGTGAGGACGGACCCGGCGTCTGGGGCGCAACCGACCTGATCCGCGCCATCAAGAACCGTCCGGGCTTCAAAATTCCCGCCGACGTGGGCACGGTACTGGTTGTGGGTGGCGGAAACACCTCCATTGACATCGCCCGGGAGCTGGCCATGCTGGGGGTGGCCAGCGTCACCCTGGTCTATCGCCGGACGGAGCGGGAGATGTCAGCCTATGCCCACGAGCTGTCCGGCGCCAGGCGCTATGGCGTACGCCTCCGGGAGCGGCTTAGGCCCGTGAAAATCCTGCGGGACGGCGAGCGGGTGACCGGCCTCAGGATGAGCGACCTCGCCAGCGCGAGTGAGGTGGACCTGGCCTGCGACTGGGTTGTCCTCGCCATTGGCCAGGCGAAGATTACCTCGGGGCTGGTGCCTGAAATTCAATTTGACGACCACGGCCGCGTTCGCGTTGATCCCAAAACACGTCGGACCCAGCACCCAAAAATATTTGCGGGGGGCGACTGCATTAACGGTGGCCAGGAAGTGGTCAACGCGGCGGCCGACGGCCGGGAGGCCGCCTTCGCCATGCTGAAGGACTGGGGCGTGAGGCCCGCACTGGCGCCCACAGCACCCCCTGCAGCGATGACCGCCCCGCTGCCGGCGGCCGCCAACGAAATGACCGGAGGAACGTGA
- a CDS encoding FAD binding domain-containing protein, which produces MPAPIDFILNDREVRTSSSPGTPVLDYLRAEAGLMGTKEGCREGDCGACTVLTGEPDGTGVRYQPVTSCLLPLGELQGKHLVTIEGLNLPQLTPVQQAIVDQGATQCGFCTPGIVVSLTGYLMQAGPPVNLDGVKLALSGHLCRCTGYSSLKHCTAALQDAVDGPTSLDALLARHMLPAYFGGIPERLRNLPAAERPDGPPVPDYFMAGGTDLYVQEDYRVTDAQIDVLNLRPNLRGIVRENNHVKVGALTTFEEFSHDPHILGLWPDVEAASRLIASWQIRNRATLGGNIMNASPIGDLTIMLLALDARLVLRRGDTHRTVSLRSFYRGYKDMDRAPDELLIEIVLPVPPADNRFHFEKVSKRKYLDIASVNCALSVTTADGVMTDVGLAVGGVAPIPLFMLQTGQYLTGKPVSVETVQGGIRAAQEEAAPISDIRGSADYKRLLVRQLMIAQFATLFPQEISVRAFYA; this is translated from the coding sequence GTGCCAGCGCCCATTGACTTCATCCTCAACGACCGGGAGGTCCGCACTTCCAGCAGCCCCGGCACCCCCGTGTTGGACTATCTGCGCGCCGAGGCCGGCCTTATGGGCACCAAGGAGGGTTGCCGTGAGGGCGACTGCGGGGCCTGCACCGTGCTCACCGGCGAGCCGGATGGCACAGGCGTGCGCTACCAGCCCGTCACCTCGTGCCTGCTGCCGCTGGGTGAACTCCAGGGCAAGCACCTGGTGACCATCGAAGGGCTGAACCTGCCCCAGCTGACGCCGGTCCAGCAAGCCATCGTTGACCAGGGGGCTACGCAGTGCGGGTTCTGCACGCCGGGGATCGTGGTCTCCCTGACCGGCTACCTCATGCAGGCCGGTCCGCCGGTGAATCTTGACGGCGTCAAACTGGCCCTGAGCGGGCACCTCTGCCGGTGCACCGGCTATAGCTCGCTGAAGCACTGCACGGCGGCCCTTCAGGATGCGGTCGACGGCCCCACGAGTTTGGACGCCTTGCTGGCCCGCCACATGCTGCCGGCCTACTTCGGCGGTATCCCGGAACGCCTGCGCAACCTGCCCGCCGCCGAGCGGCCCGACGGCCCGCCCGTCCCGGACTATTTCATGGCCGGTGGCACCGACCTCTATGTCCAGGAGGACTATCGGGTCACCGACGCCCAAATTGATGTCCTGAACCTGCGCCCCAACTTGAGGGGCATCGTCCGGGAAAATAACCACGTGAAGGTGGGCGCCCTCACCACGTTCGAAGAGTTTAGCCACGACCCCCACATCCTCGGCCTGTGGCCCGACGTGGAAGCGGCCAGCCGGCTCATCGCCTCATGGCAAATCCGTAACCGCGCCACCCTGGGCGGAAACATCATGAATGCTTCTCCCATTGGCGACCTGACCATCATGCTGCTGGCACTGGATGCCCGGCTGGTGCTCCGGCGAGGCGACACCCACCGCACGGTCTCACTGCGGTCATTTTACAGGGGCTACAAAGACATGGACCGGGCGCCTGACGAACTACTTATCGAGATCGTACTGCCGGTCCCACCCGCGGATAACCGCTTCCACTTCGAGAAGGTCTCCAAACGCAAGTACCTCGACATCGCCAGCGTCAACTGCGCCCTGTCGGTGACCACCGCCGACGGCGTCATGACGGACGTCGGGCTGGCCGTGGGCGGGGTGGCGCCCATCCCGCTGTTCATGCTGCAGACCGGGCAGTACCTCACCGGCAAACCGGTTTCGGTGGAGACCGTTCAGGGCGGCATTCGTGCTGCCCAGGAGGAAGCGGCTCCCATCAGCGACATTCGCGGCAGCGCTGACTATAAGCGGCTGTTGGTGCGGCAGTTGATGATCGCCCAGTTCGCCACACTTTTTCCCCAGGAGATCAGCGTCAGGGCCTTTTATGCATAA
- the preA gene encoding NAD-dependent dihydropyrimidine dehydrogenase subunit PreA, producing MADLSIDLGGISSPNPFWLASGPPANSGEQVMRAFDAGWGGAVWKTLGEPIVNVSSRLGGIDVAGAKLAGLNNIELITDRPLDVNFKEIYEVKKRYPKHAVVVSLMVETRDDWREIIKRSEDAGADGLELNFGCPHGMCERGMGSSVGQEPIVLETITGWAKEFATTPVLIKLTPNIGDILDPGLAAVRGGADGLALINTIKSIIGVDLDTLSLKPTVGTESTNGGYCGPAVKPIALHMVGALARDPRITIPISGIGGISDWRDAAEFIALGSTSVQVCTAVMHLGYRIVEDMIDGLDNYLTEQGLASVQELVGRAVPGFKEWGDLDLNYNVVAKINSDLCIGCGLCYVACLDGAHQCIHTHQNLCSAYHGEPDHGLGLRTEIAPPQEHALNGGLAYVPFVDEDECIGCNLCALICPVTDCITMEEVPGAKPKESWNDRLAKGLA from the coding sequence ATGGCTGACCTATCCATCGACCTGGGCGGTATCAGCAGCCCGAACCCCTTTTGGCTGGCCTCGGGGCCACCCGCAAACTCTGGCGAGCAGGTGATGCGCGCCTTCGACGCCGGCTGGGGCGGTGCCGTGTGGAAGACCCTGGGCGAGCCCATCGTCAACGTCTCATCCCGGCTGGGCGGCATCGACGTAGCCGGCGCCAAACTGGCCGGCCTCAACAACATTGAGCTCATTACCGACCGCCCCCTTGACGTCAACTTCAAGGAGATCTACGAGGTCAAGAAGCGCTACCCAAAACACGCCGTGGTGGTCTCCCTCATGGTGGAGACCCGGGATGACTGGCGGGAGATCATCAAGCGCTCAGAGGACGCCGGCGCCGACGGCCTGGAACTGAACTTCGGCTGCCCCCACGGCATGTGCGAGCGGGGCATGGGCAGCTCCGTGGGTCAGGAGCCGATAGTGCTGGAGACCATCACCGGCTGGGCCAAGGAGTTTGCCACCACGCCCGTGCTCATCAAGCTCACCCCTAACATTGGCGATATCCTCGATCCGGGGTTGGCTGCCGTGCGCGGTGGGGCTGACGGCCTGGCCCTCATCAACACCATCAAGTCCATCATCGGGGTCGATCTGGACACCTTGTCGCTCAAGCCTACAGTGGGCACGGAGAGCACCAACGGCGGCTACTGCGGACCCGCGGTGAAGCCTATCGCGCTGCACATGGTGGGCGCGCTGGCCAGGGACCCCCGCATCACCATTCCCATCTCCGGCATCGGCGGCATATCCGACTGGCGGGATGCCGCCGAGTTCATCGCCCTGGGCTCCACCAGCGTGCAGGTCTGCACAGCCGTGATGCATCTGGGTTACCGCATTGTAGAGGACATGATCGACGGGCTGGACAACTACCTTACTGAGCAGGGGCTGGCGTCGGTCCAGGAACTGGTGGGCAGGGCCGTGCCGGGCTTCAAGGAGTGGGGCGACCTGGACCTGAACTACAACGTGGTGGCCAAGATAAACAGCGACCTGTGCATCGGCTGCGGCCTCTGCTACGTGGCCTGCCTGGACGGTGCCCACCAATGCATTCACACCCATCAGAATCTGTGCTCAGCCTACCACGGTGAACCCGATCACGGCCTGGGTCTCCGCACCGAGATTGCACCCCCGCAGGAACACGCCCTGAACGGCGGGCTGGCTTACGTCCCCTTTGTGGATGAGGATGAGTGCATCGGCTGCAACCTCTGCGCCCTGATCTGCCCGGTGACCGATTGCATCACCATGGAGGAGGTGCCCGGTGCCAAACCCAAGGAATCGTGGAACGACCGGCTAGCCAAGGGGCTGGCCTAG